tcaatctcggctcactgcaacctctgcctcctgggttcaagtgattctcctgcctcagcctcccaagtagctgggattacaggcatgtgccactatgcccagctaattttgtatttttagtaaagatggggtttctccgtgttgttcaggctggtctcaaactcccgacctcaggtgatccacccgcctcggcgtcccaaagtgctgggattacaggcatgagccactgcacccggccctgttCATTTGTTCACTTGTAATTACTCATGGTGTCCAACAACTGCTTCAACTGAATTTAAAGGAGTGCCTGACTCTTCAGCTAAATTACTGGGATCAGCTGGAGGTTTTGCACCATTATGGTCACAAGACGTACTCATAGTTGCTCAgatgggtgggggtgaggggatgAGGGCAGCTGTGGCTGTCTCCCTCCTGTCCCATCCACTTTGGTATGCCACTCACAGCTGAATAAAAGAGGTTCCAGACATACCTTATCAATATTAATTACCTACAGTGGGTCAAGAGATGAAGTTATCTGGTAATTACCTCTTTGCTGATAAACAACTTAAGGCAGATCCACTTCATTTTAAAGCAGAACTTCTCATAAAGTCATTAAGTGTGATCCTGGTAACCTTGGTGGTATACAGTCATGGAATGACCAGGCACATGACATTATTTACAGTAAGTCTTTCCTATTCTTATTACTTGACATAAGTTCCCAGTTCTTAAGTTCAAGCATAAGATTTTTGGAGAAAACAGAACTAAGttcactcaattaaaaaaatgggctgggcatggtggctcatgtctgtaataaccccagcactttgggaggccgaggtgagtggatcatctgaggtaaggagttcgagaccagcctgaccaacatagtgaaaccccgcctctgctaaaaatacgaaattggctaggtgtggtggcatatgcctgtaaccccagctacttgggaggctgaggcaggcgaatcacttgaaccaaggaggcagaggttgcagtgaactgagatcacaccattgcattccatctaaaataataataatacaaatttaaaaatgggcaagaactgggtgtggtagcatctgtagtcccagcatgcaacttgggaggctgatgcaggagaatcgtttgagcccaggagtttgagaccagctagggcaacatagcaatgccccatctcaaaaaaacggGCAAAAGAATGTGAATAGATacttcactaaagaagatatCCAAATGACCAATAAGTATATGACAAAGAGCTCTAATAATTACTCAATGAGAAAATGCTAATTAAATCTGCAGTAAAATGCCACATCACACACGTTAGTGAGGGTGTGAAGCAAATGGAATGCTGAAACATCGCTAGGGGAGTGTCAAATGATTCCATCACTTTGGAAACCTTACAGTATGCACTGAAGTTAAAGACATCTCTCcaatgatccagcaattccactgctaggtatacATCCAGGAGAAATGAGTGCATACATTCACCAAAAGACATAAATGTTTGTAGCAGTTTTATTCACACTAGCCTCAAATTGGAAATAACCAAATGTCcaacaaatgtaaaacaaataaacagaaggCAGTATTATAGTAATATTATGGAATATTACACACTAATAAGAAAGAAACAGCAACAAAGATAAACCTCAAAGACATTATGTTGAATGAAAGGAGTCAGACATGGAAGAGTTTatactatgtgattccatttatacgaaaCTCAAGAATAGgtaaaactggccaggcatggtggctaacacctgtaatcccagcactttgggaggccaaggcaggtggatcacctgaggtcgggagtttgagacaagtctggccaacatggcgaaatcccgtctctactaaaaatacaaaaaattagccaggcatagtagcaggcaggcacctgtagtcccagccactctggaggctgaggcatgtgaatcacttgaacctgggaagcagaggttgcttgcagtgagcagagattgtacgactgcacttcagcctgggtgacagagcaagactccatctcaaaaaaaaaaaaaaaaaaaaaacaaaaaggtaaaatgaaTCAATTATCAAATAAATCAGTAtaatggttattttttaaaaattaattaattaatttaagaaaggacttcactctgtcacccaggctggagtgcagtggcatgatcatggctcattgcagcctagacttcctgggctccagtgatcctctcacctcagcctcctgagtagctgggacaacaggcacatgccaccatgcctggttaatttttgtatttctgttagagacagggtttcgctatgtttcccaggctggtctcaaactcctgatctcaagccatccacctgcctcagccgcctaaagtgctaggattacaggcgtgagccactgcgcctaagCCAGGATGGTGGGTATCAAGCAGGGAAGGAGACACTGACTGGCAAGGGCATTGGGGAACTTTCTGGGGCACTGGGAGTGTTCTATATCTTTACCTGGATCTTGGTTACATGGTTCTATACATGATGTAAAAATTCATTGAGATGCACACTGAAGAGGTGTGCACTTTACTCCACATAAATTCTTTTTCAATGAGAACACATATataattagaaagtaaaaataaaggccaggtgcagtggctcacgcctgtagtcccagcattttgggagactgaggtgagcagatcgTTTGAGTCGAGGAGTCTGAAACCAGcgtggacaacatggcaaaaccccattgctacaaaaaaatgtaaaaaattgccgggcgcggtggctcacacctgtaatcccaggccgaggcgggtagatcacaaggtcaggagatcgggaccatcctggctaacatggtgaaaccccatctctactaaaaatacaaaaatttagccaggtgtggtggcaggtgcctgtagtcccatctgctggggaggctgagacagaagaatggcatgaacccgggaggcagagcttgcagtgagccgagattgcaccactgcactccagcctgggtgacagagcgagacttcgtctcaaaaaaaaaaaaaaaaaaaaaagtaaaaaattagggCATGATGGCAGGGCACCTGCAGTtcaagctactcaggaaactgagatgggagaatcgcttgagccaggaggcggaagttgcagtgagccaagattgagccactgcactccagcctgggcgacagagcaggaccctgtctcaaaaaaataattaaaaataaagtaaaaataaaaatataacctcAGTTAAGCAATACCAACCGGAGATCATCTGGCCCCATGCCCTTTTCCAGCCTACATCCTAATCTACTCTATTGGCATCAGGTGTTTTCATGGTCCAGCCTGCTGGCAGCCTGGTGGCTAGCTTCTGGGTACCACATAGTACATGCTTgatcatcccattttacagatgagaaaacatgcTCCGAGAGGTGAGGTAACATACCCAAGGACATATAACTGGTCTTAACACAGGCCACTGACTCCAGAGTGTAATTTCTTAACCCCTACCCTATGCCTTGCCCCACAAGGAatctgtaaatgtttgttgaacgaATGAATGATCAATGTAGTAAGAGCCATATCCTTACCTCTTTGGCTTCATTTTGTGCTTTCATATTTTCAGCAATATACTTGACACTTTGGATGGCTTCTTTGATTTCAGGTGACAAAGCAGAGAGGGACAGCACAGCATCAACAGATTCAGAACTAGAGCTTCTCGTGAGGTTAGCACTGAAATTGGAGATTTTTATCCTGCGGTGGTGGCAGTAACCACACATCCTGTCCTGGCAGGAGTAGCCCTCCTTGCAGCCTTTGGACTCTGCATGGCTGAAGCAATTCAGATTTGAGAGCTCGGCACCATAGAGGGGCCTCGGCTTCTGAGCGTTGCCCTCGTTGCTTGTTGGTCTGGTCATGAACATGACCCTGGGGAGCAGGTTCAAGAATATGGTCTTCACCCATGAGGGCATTGTGTGTGTCGTCGGGGTTCTGTAGTGCACGTTGAGCACGAAGACAGTGATGACGATGGACAGGGTTACGAAAATCATGGTGAACAGGAGGTACTCTCCGATCAGGGGGATGACTAGCGAGGTGGAAGGGATGGTCTCGGTGATCACCAGGAGAAACACTGTCAGGGAGAGGAGGACGGAAATGCACAGGGTCACCTTCTCGCCGCAGTCGGAGGGCAGGTAGAAGACGAGCACGGTGAGGAAGGAGATGAGCAGGCAGGGGATGATGAGGTTGATGGTGTAGAACAAGGGCAGGCGCCGGATATACAGCGAGTATGTGATGTCGGGGTAGATCTCCTCGCAGCAGTTGTACTTGATGTCATGTTTGTAGCCCGGGGCTTTGATGATGGCCCACTCGCCGCTCTCCCAGTAGTCCTTGAGGTTCATGGAGGAGCCGATCAGGACCAGATCGATTTTCGCCTTGTCGTAGGACCAGGAACCGAACTTCATGGTGCAGTTTTGGTAATCAAATGGGAAGTAGGTAACGTCAATTTTGCAggagctcttaaagatggcaggAGGTATCCAAGTCACCTCCCCAGTGTACTTGAGTAAGGCTTTGGTCTTGTCATCCACCTGGAAATCCCCAACAGCACTGCAAAGACAGATGGGGGGCATAGTAACACATGGTCATTAACACTTGGTCATATAGTGGTCATCTCGACCAGCTTCTCACAGTAATGATTTGGAAGGCAGCGGAAGATGAGAGCTGAAAGTGCCATAAAGTCACCCGATTCCCAGCCCCATTTACCAACGGGGATACTGAGGCGCAAGATCCCTCCCCAACAACAATCTGAGATGTTGAACACCCCCCAGGGCATGCCACCAGTTCATCCCAC
This genomic window from Piliocolobus tephrosceles isolate RC106 chromosome 6, ASM277652v3, whole genome shotgun sequence contains:
- the CHRNA3 gene encoding neuronal acetylcholine receptor subunit alpha-3; amino-acid sequence: MGSRPLSPPRLLLLLSLLPAARASEAEHRLFERLFEDYNEIIRPVANVSDPVIIHFEVSMSQLVKVDEVNQIMETNLWLKQIWNDYKLKWNPSDYGGAEFMRVPAQKIWKPDIVLYNNAVGDFQVDDKTKALLKYTGEVTWIPPAIFKSSCKIDVTYFPFDYQNCTMKFGSWSYDKAKIDLVLIGSSMNLKDYWESGEWAIIKAPGYKHDIKYNCCEEIYPDITYSLYIRRLPLFYTINLIIPCLLISFLTVLVFYLPSDCGEKVTLCISVLLSLTVFLLVITETIPSTSLVIPLIGEYLLFTMIFVTLSIVITVFVLNVHYRTPTTHTMPSWVKTIFLNLLPRVMFMTRPTSNEGNAQKPRPLYGAELSNLNCFSHAESKGCKEGYSCQDRMCGYCHHRRIKISNFSANLTRSSSSESVDAVLSLSALSPEIKEAIQSVKYIAENMKAQNEAKEIQDDWKYVAMVIDRIFLWVFTLVCILGTAGLFLQPLMAREDA